A region of the Flintibacter sp. KGMB00164 genome:
GGCCCCCTTTAAAAGCCAGAATATGGCCCTCAACAGCTTCATTACCGCCCAGGGCCTAGAGATGGGCCGGGCTCAGGTGATGCAGGCGGAGGCGGCGGGGGTGGAGCCCACCGTGGAGATGAATCCCATCCTCTTAAAACCCACCAGCGACGTGGGCAGTCAGGTCATTGTGAACGGCCGGGCGGTGGGCAACCTCACCGCCTCGGAGTACTTTCGGCAAAAAAGCCAACTCATTCCCCAGGTGATGGAGGCCTACCACACACTGGAAGAGCAGTACGACATCATCGTTCTGGAGGGGGCAGGAAGCCCGGCGGAGATCAATTTGAAGTCCCAGGACATCGTCAACATGGGGCTGGCCCGGATGGTGGGCGCTCCGGTTCTGCTGGCAGGGGACATCGACCGGGGCGGGGTATTTGCCGCCCTGTACGGCACCATGGCCCTGCTGGAGGCGGAGGAGCGCCCCTATGTGAAGGGAACCATCATCAATAAGTTCCGGGGGGATGTGGAGCTGCTCCGTCCCGGTCTTACCCAGCTGGAGGAGCTTTGTAAGGTCCCCGTCGTGGGCGTGGTGCCCTGGATGGAGCTGGACCTGGACGAGGAGGACAGCCTGTCCTCCCGGCTGGGCGCACAGGGCGGTAAGGCGCCTCTGGATGTGGCAGTCATCCGCCTGCCCCGCATTTCTAACTTTACCGACTTTGATCCTCTCCAGCGCCACCCGGCGGTGGGCCTGCGGTACGTGGACCGGGCAGAGGAGCTGGGACGGCCCGACCTGGTAATCCTGCCGGGCACTAAAAGCACTCTAGCCGATCTCCGCTGGCTGCGCCAGTGTGGTCTGGAGGCGGCCATTTTAAAGCTGGCCAGCCGTGGAACCCCGGTGATGGGTATCTGCGGAGGCTATCAGATGCTGGGCCGGAAGCTCTCCGACCCCTTAGGTGTGGAGGGTGGCGGCTCTATGAACGGCATGGGCCTGCTGGATACCACCACGGTCTTTTCCTCTGAAAAGACCACCACCCGTACGGCCTGTCCCTTCCCGGAGTGCCGTGGGCTGTTCGCCTCACTCTCCGGTTGTCCTCTGGAGGGGTACGAGATCCACATGGGCCAGAGCGAGGCGCTCTTTACGGTGTCCGGTTCGGTTCTGGGCACCTACCTCCACGGACTGCTGGATTCGCCCCAGCTGGTGGAGCGGCTTGTCTGCCTGCTGATGGAGGAGAAGGGGCTCCACTGGGACGGGGAGGCCCCCAAGGAAACCCTGTGGAGCTATAAGCAGCGCCAATATGACAAACTGGCCCAGACCCTGCGGGAGAGCCTGGACCTGAAGAAAATCTATGAAATCGTAGAGCGAGGGGTGTGAGCACATGATCTACAGCTGTACCAATAAGGAGTGCCTCTGGTTCGGGGAGGGCGACACCCTGCCCGATGCCTGCCCCCGCTGCGGCCAGGCCCTGAAGGAGCGCCGGGAGGAGGAACTGACCGGAGACGAGTGGTGCCGCCTGGGGCTCTATTGGACGGAGGAGGAGCCCGCTGACGACGAGAAAGCGTTGGCCTGCTTCCGCCGCTCTGCCAGTTTGGGCAGCGGCTGGGGCACCTGCAACCTGGGACTTTGCATGGAGCAGGGCATCGGGATCCAACCTGATCTTCGACAGGCGGTTTGGCTTTACAAGCAGGCGGTGGAGATGGGCAGCGTGGCCGCCCTGTGTAATTTGGGAGTCTGTCTGGAGCAGGGCATCGGCACGCCCCAGGACCCGGCGGGCGCCGCTTCCTTGTATCTGGCGGCGGCGGAGCATGGCTCCGCCCGGGGCCAGCGAATGCTGGCCCACTGTCTGGAGGACGGGATCGGTGTTGACCAGGACCACGCCAAAGCGGTGGAGTGGCTGCGCACAGCCGCCCTTCAGGGGGAGGCTCCCGCTCAGACGGCCCTGGCCAAGCACTATGAGTTCGGCGTAGGCACCGAGCAGGACAAGGAGCTGACGGTGCGCTGGTATGAGAAGGCCGTCCAGGGAGGCGACCCGGAGGGCATGTGCTGCCTTGGGTGGCTCAAGCAGACCGGCAAATGGGTGGACTCCGACCCAGCAGGTGCGGTGGAGCTCTACCGCCAGGCGGCCCAGATGGGCTCCACCCGGGGCATGGTACAGCTGGGCGACTGTCTGATGGATGGGATCGGCGTGGCCGCCGCTCCGGATCTGGCCGTGGAGTGGTATAAAAAGGCGGCCAAGGAGGGAGACCGGGAGGCCATGTTCTCC
Encoded here:
- a CDS encoding cobyric acid synthase, with the translated sequence MPAKSIMIQGTMSNAGKSVLAAGLCRIFRQDGYKVAPFKSQNMALNSFITAQGLEMGRAQVMQAEAAGVEPTVEMNPILLKPTSDVGSQVIVNGRAVGNLTASEYFRQKSQLIPQVMEAYHTLEEQYDIIVLEGAGSPAEINLKSQDIVNMGLARMVGAPVLLAGDIDRGGVFAALYGTMALLEAEERPYVKGTIINKFRGDVELLRPGLTQLEELCKVPVVGVVPWMELDLDEEDSLSSRLGAQGGKAPLDVAVIRLPRISNFTDFDPLQRHPAVGLRYVDRAEELGRPDLVILPGTKSTLADLRWLRQCGLEAAILKLASRGTPVMGICGGYQMLGRKLSDPLGVEGGGSMNGMGLLDTTTVFSSEKTTTRTACPFPECRGLFASLSGCPLEGYEIHMGQSEALFTVSGSVLGTYLHGLLDSPQLVERLVCLLMEEKGLHWDGEAPKETLWSYKQRQYDKLAQTLRESLDLKKIYEIVERGV
- a CDS encoding SEL1-like repeat protein, whose protein sequence is MIYSCTNKECLWFGEGDTLPDACPRCGQALKERREEELTGDEWCRLGLYWTEEEPADDEKALACFRRSASLGSGWGTCNLGLCMEQGIGIQPDLRQAVWLYKQAVEMGSVAALCNLGVCLEQGIGTPQDPAGAASLYLAAAEHGSARGQRMLAHCLEDGIGVDQDHAKAVEWLRTAALQGEAPAQTALAKHYEFGVGTEQDKELTVRWYEKAVQGGDPEGMCCLGWLKQTGKWVDSDPAGAVELYRQAAQMGSTRGMVQLGDCLMDGIGVAAAPDLAVEWYKKAAKEGDREAMFSLGLSYELGQGVEQDYTNAALWYERSAQLGSSAGMNNFAELLAKGRGVPKDLGKAMEWYRKAAELGNVYAVYNMGWYLEKAGNLDKARTCYEQAKEQNMDSAYWSLGRMYEEGLGVEQDLKQAYTLYRQGAKQGNVNCICRLVRCLAQGVGTRQDLSRAQKLGSELLAEELSPQVLDNYGCRDELVMLLDIMNEIKSKKIP